One region of Juglans microcarpa x Juglans regia isolate MS1-56 chromosome 7S, Jm3101_v1.0, whole genome shotgun sequence genomic DNA includes:
- the LOC121240778 gene encoding uncharacterized protein LOC121240778 — protein MTTYDQDENIMLATLLGGVWPRSPFMEEIARKTPSTLREFMDRADGLAVEAERNLSLQEEWRQGPSPPKYYSFHRSSGHNTQDCYTKWGRFDDPKTRTGRRNDERSESRREYRPNSWRNQDQSPIRRNQEWSPIWKSRDRSPIRGSRDPASRSYSPVRKGYGSVRKKNASPGRRKTTHSCKEDLHQRNSKREEPPVGEINTIAVGYAGEATSSAQKAHARKARYGEVFSTQRLHRKDPSREHLITFSEEDGEGLLRPHDDALVVMAQIANYRTRRVLIDNGSSADILFWEAFSRMRISPDRLRPAPMPLKGYTGDAIQPAGAIAMSVLVGMAPKTTSLMVDFLVVKAPSSYNVIVGRPLLNQIKVVTSTYYLKVKFLTACGVGEMRGEQQAVRDCYTREMKSKVVIIQTLASSRRQAAKPAPPVRTGQEQEEENREAQEQARLEGVV, from the exons atgacaACCTACGACCAAGATGAAAATATCATGTTGGCAACATTATTGGGAGGAGTCTGGCCCCGTAGTCCATTTATGGAGGAGATCGCCCGAAAGACACCGTCAACTTTGAGGGAGTTTATGGACCGGGCGGATGG CTTAGCAGTAGAAGCGGAAAGGAACCTAAGTCTACAGGAAGAGTGGAGACAGGGTCCGTCGCCACCCAAATACTATTCCTTTCACAGAAGCAGTGGGCACAACACCCAAGATTGTTATACGAAATGGGGAAGATTTGACGATCCGAAGACCCGAACCGGCCGGCGCAATGATGAAAGGAGTGAGTCACGGCGAGAATATCGCCCTAACTCCTGGAGAAATCAAGACCAGAGTCCCATCCGAAGAAACCAAGAATGGAGCCCCATTTGGAAAAGCCGGGACCGAAGTCCCATTCGGGGAAGTCGGGATCCAGCCAGCAGAAGCTATAGCCCAGTTCGCAAAGGCTATGGTTCTGTTCGGAAGAAAAATGCAAGTCCTGGCAGAAGAAAGACTACACACTCCTGTAAAGAGGACCTGCATCAAAGAAATTCTAAAAGGGAAGAACCCCCCGTAGGGGAGATCAACACCATAGCCGTGGGGTATGCAGGGGAAGCCACTTCCTCAGCTCAGAAGGCCCATGCAAGGAAGGCCAGGTACGGAGAAGTGTTCTCCACCCAACGACTGCACCGCAAAGACCCTTCCAGGGAACACCTAATAACATTCAGTGAAGAGGATGGGGAGGGTTTATTACGACCTCATGACGACGCGTTGGTGGTGATGGCACAGATAGCCAACTATCGGACTAGGAGGGTATTGATCGATAATGGCAGTTCTGCAGACATCCTCTTTTGGGAAGCTTTCAGTAGAATGAGAATTTCTCCCGACCGGCTACGGCCAGCACCAATGCCCCTTAAAGGCTACACCGGGGATGCCATCCAGCCAGCTGGTGCAATCGCCATGTCCGTACTAGTAGGCATGGCCCCCAAAACCACATCCCTCATGGTAGACTTCCTGGTGGTCAAGGCCCCTTCCTCGTACAATGTGATAGTTGGGAGACCGTTGTTGAACCAAATAAAGGTTGTCACTTCTACATActacctaaaagtaaaatttctcACCGCATGCGGGGTAGGAGAGATGCGAGGTGAACAACAGGCTGTGAGGGACTGCTATACCAGGGAGATGAAGTCAAAGGTGGTAATCATACAGACTCTAGCATCAAGCCGCAGGCAAGCTGCCAAACCAGCGCCACCCGTTCGGACAGGACAAGAGCAGGAGGAGGAAAACAGAGAGGCACAAGAACAGGCGAGACTCGAAGGGGTAGTCTAG